The following nucleotide sequence is from Mytilus trossulus isolate FHL-02 chromosome 9, PNRI_Mtr1.1.1.hap1, whole genome shotgun sequence.
GTTTCCTTAATGAGATATATCTAAAATTTAGTGAacttgatttaaaatatatatatatatatatatatatatttgccaAAATGTTGTTTATTATATGTACATGTGCTACATCTTTCATCttattcataaattttaccaGCCTAGGATAGAACATTCTAAatctatatttcaaaatttaagattttttgtagaTGAAAGTAAGAGTGAAATTTTCAgaacattttaatattcaaaagtaatattatgactttaaagttcgaagggccaagtgagcttttctcatcacttgacgTGCGTCTGTCGTCATTGTCTGTCATAGTCGTCGTTAACATTtcacattttgaacttcttctagagaaccactgaatggaatgaaaccaaacatgacatgaatgttccttatgaggtgctgactaagtgttgttactttgtagctgatccatcatccaagatggccaccagctggggacttagtttaacataggacccttatgggaaatgcatacaaatgacttctttaagagaaccactgaatggaaagaaaccaaacatgacatgaatgttccttatgaggtgctgaccaagtaatgtcactttgtagccgatccatgaTCCAAgttggccgccagcgggggacttagtttaacataggacccttatgggaaatgcatacaaatgacttcttttagagaaccactaaatggaatgaaaccaaacatagcatgaatgttccttatgaggtgctgaccaagtgttgttactttgtagttgatccatcatccaagatggctgctaGTGGggtacttagtttaacataggaccctacctgaaatgcatacaaatgacttcttttagagaaccactgaattgaatgaaatcaaacatagcatgaatgttcctttatgaggtgctgaccaagtgttgttactttgtagccgattcatcatccaagatggccaccagcgggggacttaggttaacataggaccctatgggtaatgcatacaaaagtcttcttcaagagaaccactgaattgaatgaaaccaaacatagcatgaatgttcctttcctTTATGAGGTGCTGGCcatgtgttgttactttgtagccaaatttgatctttttttatatgattgcAAACAACCAAATAGAGTCAGGTGAGCGaaacaggctcttgagagcctctagatGATTTTAGCTTCTAATGATGtgattttcataaaaacatattttagattttttttttacatacatttcaaaataaaagcaaACCAGAATATAAGTGAAACcatatagcatttgtttataaGTTATTACACTTTACATTGTAAATGTTTCATTCTTATGTTATGTTAAATGATTGATAAGAATACTCACTATTCCAAATTggaattgtaaatattttgcaCATAGATCTGTTATATTATTTagtagaattttgaaataaactaaTTCATATCAAGTTAATGTGATTACTTACACAGAgcattatttttgaaaagttccctgtaatttttttaaagaaatttacgCTGTTATACAGTAACAATtatcaagaaaagaaaatgagcatcaaaagtttttcttttcttgtactcaaaaacacaacacaaaaacaaaatgataatttgtttttacaatgCAGATACTGGTAGTGATTTTATCCAGTCACATAATCAGATTGAGAGAAGTTTTAACAGTTTGTCTGTTTCACCAGCCCTGAATAGGATTAGCTATTATTTACATTGCTCCATTCTATACTGTTcatgaatttatatatttacatgtatatcatgtaaGTATGAGACAACTTATGTTTTATTGTACACCAGAAATgcaatttataaacattatctTCTACATAAATGTCTTCCTAATTAGAGCCTCATTCTGGGAGGCTTTCTCATAGTTCCCATCACATTAAAGGTCAtgtttttactgaatttacaaAGCACTTACAAGAAAGATGATGTTAAGTGTATTCAGTATTTGAGATAATATATACTATTTATACTGTAAAAAATGTACTCCAAATTATTAAGAACAAGAAATAAtccaaaaaaattacaatatttatatgGAGATATGAGTAAGTGTGAGAAAATTtagttataattaaaatataaacaaaacgatatacagatttattgtaaaatgtcATCATTTTCTGGTATAAATTTTAGTTCATGCTTTTTACCTAAGACatgcttttttaaaactttttctgtCTTTCAGGAAAATCTGCATATAGTTCAATGTATTTCATGTTTATGATATCTCCataattttcattcatgaaagggTCAACATTATCAAAGgttctatatataaaattgtatgtgttaatgatcaattttaaaacatttatagttttgtcctatattttctatttctttttctattcCTGTTTCCAGGGTTGACATTCTCATGGGTATCTGTGAACAGTATATGTTCCTTTGTGTATACAGCAATATTAATTTATCCATATAAGCATTATAAATGAGTTGTTATTTATTAGAAGTCATTTTACTGCATAATATGATTTTGAACACAATAAGAAATGTGTGCTATCACAATAATATTAAGTACAAGATATTGATCTCATTTAGAAATTACAAACATGCTATGTATGCATTTTCATCACAGTAAAGAattgaattattgttttttatttgtttattttattcatagttttatttatagttatattGACTGTTGTCAATTGACAAAAGAAATGAGACCTTAGAGGTTTTTCAAAGACAAATTAAGACCTTAGAGGCTGAGAGGTCATAGTAGTTCATTTTCGGTGTCAGTTGTCTGTCAAACTGAAATGTGAGTTCAAACCCTGTTTGTAGTAGTTGTGCTTGAtcccaatcttaattgactaggattagAAGTACTTCTGTCAGAAGTTGTGTTTCTTTCCAGCTTCCTTAAGGTAGATTCACTGTATACcaccatcttggattgtacaataaCAGTACATAATCGGTTTTAATTTGTGCCTTAATCTGCATATttgagacagatttgcaatttatGTGTAAAACTATTGATTTGTACACAACAAATAAACGATTTCTTCCATACACCATAATGTTTAAACCAATacaaaatgttttggtttttagaaTGATTTTTTCAACTTGACCATTAAAGGGGAGATAGCTCTTAAAGTAAAAGTTTTATACTGGAATGATAGTGAAATTGTATTTTCTTATCTGGTTATACATCTAATTCTGTAATAGAAAAACAGGCAGGTGGCATCAAAATGAAAGGTATATAGCCATCTGTGACCTACATGTTTGGAAATAGCCACCAAAATCTTGGTgatgtaaattttcaaaagaatattaCAATTGAACTTGAAGAGCTCTCTTGAAAGTAGTAACCCTCAATcaagaaaattatcatgagAATCATTTGTTCGGGAATAACCTGTTCTCCACATGGCACATGCAGTAGTAGCTGCTGAATTGTTGCTGTTATAAAAGGAAAAGTTCAAAAGTGTGAAGTAAAAGGATTGATAAGTGATCAAGGTGAAAGTTACTATCGTTGATGGATAACTGTGTTCGTATAACTCATAGAAAAATACACTTTCTGGTCTAAATACTTAATACGCACCTCAACTTGACCCAATTTTCATGTATTGTTGACCAAATATCAGTGTTGgtgtaaaaaaaagtgtgtaTGCCAATGATCAAGCTACAGCAAAAGGCAATCTTACTGTCTCCACACAGACAGTGtcatagtttttattttgtgttcttCATATGATACGTTTAACGAcgatttttattatatttctataagaactttttgtattatttgcCCCATTCCTCTATATATGTTTTTGGAATGCCTTTATCCTTCAACTGTTATTTGCTACAGTAACTACACTAGATAATTCAAGTTTAACTAAATTCCTTTATTATATAATCATACTTGGTCAATTGCGTACATATAACCAGTGACTTCCTCATCAGAAAATTTACTAATTCTAACTATCATCCTTCCACTTGGGATTGTTTAAATTGTTGTCATCATCTTATACGTTTGACAATGCGCCATAAATTGATAATACTAACTTAGTCATGTGTGTTCATTCATAGATGTTTAAATTGATTGACATTAAGACGTAGTATTAAAAGACCGAAATATtctagaaaaaaagaaaaattctaaGTGACAGTTTGGACATTTTATCTATGTGTCTATGAAGTACCGTTATATTCACAAATCATGGATAATTCAACAATCGCCTCACATTATAATTTAACCAACATAGATCTCGACTTTAACAAAACTCTACAGGATTACAATGATGAAGAAGCTTTACGACGACTGGCACCAATGATCTATCTTGTACTTCTAATGTTAATTGGAATACCAGGCAATGTGTTGGTTCTGATTGTTTATCCAATCAGATTTCAGAAGAGTACTCACCGTACATTTATCATTGGTTTGGCACTTTCAGATTTATTTGTCTGTGCTGTAACTCTGCCTTTTGAGATAACGGAGATGCGATTTCAATATACGTTTTACAACATGTGGGCATGTAAATTTTTTCGCGCCTGTAACAACCTTTTTGCACTGTCTTCGATCTTCATTTTGATGGGACTATCAGGCGACCGATATCGACGTGTGTTTACGCCATTAAAACTTCAAATGACTTCTCACCATGCTACGATAATCATCTTTTTTAGTGTCTGTTTGTCATTCATGTTCTCGTGGCCGAACTTCTTTATCAGTGGAATAAGACATGTAAAACTCGGAGAATTTAATATCACAGGATTTGATTGCTCTCTTTCGGATCAATTTGCAAAAACAATATACCCAACTGTATACGGCGGAACATTGTTtctaattttcattatttgtatgGTATCGTTGATAGTAATATACTCGTTAATTGGACGAAAACTTTGCACACACATTCAGTTTAGGCGGAAATTCTCCAATGTATCATCGTCTAAGTCGACGTCTGATACAACACTTTCCAATGAGCAACACCATTCAAATACTTCTCAGCAATACGAAAAAGAGGTTTTCGAcaacaaaaagaacaaaaaggAACACAGTGAAAAGAAACTATTGAGCAAGAAAAAGCCAACCatcaaagatagaaaaaaatctacaaaagaaGACATGGCATCGAAGAAACTAACTAAAATTGCGTTTGCCGTCAGTCTCGCCTTCATTTTGAGCTACCTGCCGCATTTGACGATATCTTTATTGACGGCATTGAAAGGTAAATTCCTGTTTGCGCCAGGTCCAATTGTGTCCGCTGTGTTGCCAATAGTATCTAGGTCATTCGCCATAAACAATGTAGTGAATCCTATCATATATGCATTTATTGACAGAAGATTTAGGGATGGATATAGATTTATCTTCaagaaaatgatttgttttaaaaagagtCATAGTTATAATCTGTGACGAATTTTAAAGTGATATGTAATTATCCCTTTCCGTCATATTTTAAGTGTCTTACGAGTGTCACACCGACTAAGAAACTTGTTGTCAAATTACAGTTCAACTTCCAGTGAATGACTCTTTAAGCCGTTTATCTCTAATTGTGTTAATTAAGACTTCTATTACTTCGAGTATTGTAAAAGTTTGTATGTGTAACTCTCCAATAAATTGTAACTAAAATACAAGTATTGCTTATAACTTGTTTTTgcatacatattttcaatttccGATATGACTTTACATTTTCCCCAGATTTCATTGTATATAATAAACTACGACCATATCAagacttttcttttttctttccgTCAAAACGAACTTACAtgtcatacattttataatattgatataaataataaaagtattCTTCATTTTTAAGTCTTTTTCTAAAATGAAAAGCGCAACGATTCCAGTTATATCATTGTCAACTTTATTGAGTAGAGATATTGCGCTTATTGTACGAA
It contains:
- the LOC134685284 gene encoding cholecystokinin receptor type A-like: MDNSTIASHYNLTNIDLDFNKTLQDYNDEEALRRLAPMIYLVLLMLIGIPGNVLVLIVYPIRFQKSTHRTFIIGLALSDLFVCAVTLPFEITEMRFQYTFYNMWACKFFRACNNLFALSSIFILMGLSGDRYRRVFTPLKLQMTSHHATIIIFFSVCLSFMFSWPNFFISGIRHVKLGEFNITGFDCSLSDQFAKTIYPTVYGGTLFLIFIICMVSLIVIYSLIGRKLCTHIQFRRKFSNVSSSKSTSDTTLSNEQHHSNTSQQYEKEVFDNKKNKKEHSEKKLLSKKKPTIKDRKKSTKEDMASKKLTKIAFAVSLAFILSYLPHLTISLLTALKGKFLFAPGPIVSAVLPIVSRSFAINNVVNPIIYAFIDRRFRDGYRFIFKKMICFKKSHSYNL